A window from Salvia miltiorrhiza cultivar Shanhuang (shh) chromosome 2, IMPLAD_Smil_shh, whole genome shotgun sequence encodes these proteins:
- the LOC131011010 gene encoding probable inorganic phosphate transporter 1-9, whose translation MALKVLSALDSAKTQFYHFKAIIVAGMGLFTDAYDLFCLPPIIKLLGRIYYPNREVPAAVSSAMVAAALLGAVAGNLVFGHLGDRIGRRRVYGLSLLLMVLSSVSCGFSACTSRSCVLLTLGIFRFALGVGIGGDYPLSATIMSEFANRRTRGAFIAAVFSMQGFGILVSSTVTMVVCAAFDNATRAPPDGETPLAADLAWRLILVFAAVPAALTYYWRMMMPETARYTALVERNVEQAVRDMQRVLAVSLSQIAEEEETLSPNTAAPSRPKPYPLLSCEFLRRHGRDLFACAAAWFLVDVVFYSSNLFQSKIYGRYLPKAPMNAFQEAFHVAKLQAIIAVSSTIPGYYAAVYFIDRAGRVKIQMSGFFFMALGLLAIGIPYQKYWRNTTNMGFMILYSLTFFFANFGPNTTTFIVPAELFPARFRSTCHGISGAAGKVGAIVGSVGFLWASSSGGGEGMTVALVILGGVCVAGMVVTYLFTPETMGRSLEENESEDDINNAPCIPSQSSAIANSN comes from the exons ATGGCGCTGAAAGTCCTTTCAGCCCTAGACTCCGCAAAGACGCAATTCTACCATTTCAAGGCGATCATCGTCGCCGGAATGGGGCTCTTCACCGACGCCTACGACCTCTTCTGCCTCCCTCCGATCATCAAGCTCCTCGGCCGCATCTACTACCCCAACCGCGAGGTCCCCGCCGCGGTCAGCTCCGCCATGGTAGCCGCCGCCCTCCTCGGCGCCGTCGCCGGAAACCTCGTCTTCGGCCACCTCGGTGACCGCATCGGGCGGCGGCGCGTGTACGGCCTCTCCCTCCTGCTCATGGTGCTCAGCTCCGTCTCGTGCGGATTCTCCGCGTGCACGTCCCGGTCGTGCGTGCTGCTCACGCTGGGGATCTTCCGCTTCGCGCTCGGCGTCGGCATCGGCGGAGACTACCCGCTCTCCGCCACCATTATGTCGGAGTTCGCCAACCGCCGGACGCGCGGCGCCTTCATCGCGGCGGTCTTCTCGATGCAGGGCTTCGGGATCCTGGTGAGCTCCACCGTCACCATGGTGGTGTGTGCCGCGTTCGACAACGCGACGCGCGCCCCTCCCGACGGCGAGACGCCGCTGGCGGCGGACCTGGCCTGGAGGCTGATACTCGTGTTCGCGGCGGTGCCGGCGGCGCTGACGTATTACTGGCGGATGATGATGCCGGAAACGGCCAG GTACACAGCATTGGTGGAGAGAAACGTGGAGCAGGCGGTGAGGGACATGCAGAGAGTCCTGGCCGTCTCACTCAGCCAAATcgccgaagaagaagaaaccCTCTCTCCCAACACCGCCGCCCCTTCGCGGCCCAAACCCTACCCCCTCCTGTCCTGCGAGTTCCTCCGCCGCCACGGGCGCGACCTCTTCGCCTGCGCCGCCGCGTGGTTCCTGGTGGACGTGGTCTTCTACAGCAGCAACCTCTTCCAATCGAAGATCTACGGCCGCTACCTCCCCAAGGCCCCCATGAACGCCTTTCAGGAAGCCTTCCACGTGGCCAAGCTCCAGGCCATCATCGCCGTCTCCTCCACCATCCCCGGCTACTACGCCGCCGTCTACTTCATCGACCGAGCGGGGCGGGTCAAGATCCAGATGAGCGGCTTCTTCTTCATGGCGCTGGGCCTCCTCGCCATCGGAATCCCTTACCAGAAATACTGGCGCAACACCACCAACATGGGGTTCATGATCTTGTACAGCTTGACCTTCTTCTTCGCCAACTTCGGCCCCAACACCACCACCTTCATAGTCCCGGCCGAGCTCTTTCCGGCGAGGTTCCGCTCGACGTGCCACGGTATCTCCGGGGCCGCCGGGAAGGTTGGGGCGATTGTGGGGTCGGTGGGGTTCCTGTGGGCTTCTTCCAGCGGTGGCGGGGAAGGGATGACGGTGGCGCTGGTTATCTTGGGTGGGGTTTGCGTGGCGGGGATGGTGGTCACGTATTTGTTCACACCGGAGACGATGGGGAGATCGTTGGAGGAGAACGAGAGTGAGGATGATATCAATAATGCTCCTTGTATTCCATCACAATCGTCTGCCATTGCTAATTCTAACTAG
- the LOC131011012 gene encoding protein PLASTID MOVEMENT IMPAIRED 1: protein MAAEYPNSRKSNTQILQELEDLSDSLYQSHVTSTTTRRTASLVLPREAVPPIDKDGLNLNPKPRSRRMSLSPWRSRPKMDTEDVRPKDPVAKPLFSDTPTEKKGIWKWKPIRALTHIGMQKLSCLFSVEVVAVQGLPASMNGLRLSVCVRKKDSREGGVQTMPSRVSQGAADFEETLFIRSHVYYTPPTGSGTHMKFEPRPFLIYVAAVDADELDFGKKTVDLSGLIQESIEKNFQGTRIRQWDTTFSLSGKAKGGELVLKLGFQIMEKDGGSGIYSQAEGQRSGKSRTHSPSIARKHSKSSFSVPSPRMTSRAESWTPSQKGANSEDLAMDDLNLDEPAPPPPPPVHKPEVDDNDHDILDFEVEDKGVEIQNEEEQSEESSDKRSVSSEVVKEIVQDQSHLTRLNELDSIAQQIKALESMMGDDKTLKVDEETASSQALDADEDKVTREFLSMLEAGGNDDDSDSDSKFEDARTQALKLNSYDEGEGAEAEVFLPDLGKGLGCVVQTRYGGYLAAANPFNTLVGRKETPKLAMQMSKSMVIQSDKAGFELFQKMAALGLEKLSSELLSSMAMDELSGKTAEQVAFEGIASAIIQGRRSEEGAKSSAARTIAAVKSMANMMSSGRRERVASGIWNVSEEAVTVDYILGFSLQKIEAMAVEALKIQADISKEEPPFDVSPLDGRSILDSAVAIEEWINAPQESEAITVAVLVQLRDPIRQFEAVGGPMVALMHAAACNEGSEDGERRYKVSSLQVGGVKVRSGGVRTGWDTEKQRLTALQWLVAHGVGKAGGKKGRRVVSKGPDVLWSISSRVMADMWLKPIRNPDVKFNTK from the coding sequence ATGGCGGCAGAGTATCCAAATTCAAGAAAGTCCAACACTCAAATCCTCCAAGAGCTGGAGGACCTGAGCGACTCCCTGTACCAGAGTCACGTGACATCCACAACAACACGGAGGACCGCCTCCCTCGTGCTCCCCCGGGAGGCCGTCCCCCCGATCGATAAGGATGGCCTCAACCTCAACCCGAAGCCCCGGTCGAGGCGGATGTCCCTGTCTCCGTGGCGGTCTAGGCCCAAGATGGACACAGAGGACGTCCGCCCCAAGGACCCCGTCGCTAAGCCCCTCTTTAGCGACACGCCCACTGAGAAAAAAGGCATTTGGAAGTGGAAGCCTATTAGAGCGCTGACGCACATAGGCATGCAGAAGCTGAGCTGCCTCTTCTCCGTGGAGGTGGTGGCGGTACAGGGCCTGCCGGCCTCCATGAACGGCCTCCGCCTCTCTGTCTGCGTCCGCAAAAAGGACTCCAGAGAGGGCGGAGTCCAAACCATGCCCTCCAGAGTCTCCCAAGGAGCTGCGGATTTCGAGGAAACTCTCTTCATCAGAAGCCACGTCTACTACACCCCGCCCACTGGGAGTGGGACCCACATGAAATTCGAGCCCAGGCCATTTCTCATCTACGTTGCCGCGGTGGATGCTGACGAGCTGGATTTTGGTAAGAAAACAGTAGATTTGAGTGGTTTGATTCAAGAATCCattgagaaaaactttcagggcACGAGAATCAGGCAATGGGACACGACCTTTAGCCTCTCTGGGAAGGCTAAAGGAGGTGAGCTGGTTTTGAAGCTAGGCTTCCAAATCATGGAGAAGGATGGAGGGAGTGGCATTTATAGCCAGGCAGAAGGCCAGAGGTCCGGGAAATCCCGGACCCACTCGCCTTCTATAGCCCGAAAGCACTCCAAGTCATCCTTCAGCGTTCCCAGCCCAAGGATGACAAGTCGAGCCGAGAGTTGGACTCCCTCGCAGAAAGGAGCTAACTCGGAAGATCTCGCTATGGACGACTTGAATCTTGATGAGCCAGCACCCCCGCCTCCACCTCCAGTTCACAAGCCAGAGGTGGATGACAATGACCATGACATTCTTGATTTTGAGGTGGAGGACAAGGGAGTTGAGATCCAAAATGAGGAGGAGCAGAGTGAGGAGAGTTCAGACAAGAGATCGGTCTCAAGTGAGGTTGTTAAGGAAATTGTCCAAGATCAATCCCATCTCACAAGATTGAATGAGCTTGACTCCATTGCTCAGCAAATCAAGGCCCTTGAATCCATGATGGGAGATGACAAGACACTCAAAGTCGATGAGGAGACAGCATCCTCGCAAGCACTTGATGCAGATGAGGATAAAGTAACTAGGGAGTTTCTCTCAATGCTTGAAGCTGGGGGAAATGATGATGATTCTGATTCTGATTCCAAGTTTGAAGATGCTCGAACGCAGGCTCTCAAACTCAACAGCTACGACGAGGGAGAGGGTGCCGAGGCAGAGGTTTTCCTGCCGGACTTGGGCAAGGGATTAGGCTGCGTGGTGCAGACACGTTACGGGGGCTATCTAGCCGCTGCAAACCCGTTCAACACGCTTGTGGGAAGGAAAGAGACACCAAAACTAGCAATGCAGATGTCCAAATCAATGGTGATCCAATCAGACAAGGCAGGGTTTGAGTTGTTCCAAAAGATGGCTGCATTAGGCCTTGAGAAGCTCTCATCAGAGCTGCTCTCATCAATGGCCATGGACGAGCTGTCGGGAAAGACAGCAGAGCAGGTCGCGTTTGAAGGCATTGCAAGCGCGATCATCCAAGGAAGGAGGAGCGAGGAGGGCGCCAAATCAAGTGCAGCGCGCACCATTGCAGCTGTGAAGTCCATGGCCAATATGATGAGCAGtgggaggagagagagggtcGCAAGTGGGATTTGGAATGTGAGTGAGGAGGCAGTGACAGTGGACTACATTCTTGGCTTCTCTCTCCAAAAGATTGAGGCTATGGCAGTTGAAGCTCTCAAGATTCAAGCAGACATATCAAAGGAGGAGCCACCATTTGATGTCTCACCACTTGATGGGAGGAGCATTCTTGATTCTGCAGTCGCGATTGAGGAGTGGATCAACGCGCCTCAGGAGTCCGAGGCCATCACAGTGGCTGTTTTAGTCCAGCTCCGCGACCCCATCAGGCAGTTTGAGGCTGTGGGAGGGCCTATGGTGGCGTTGATGCACGCTGCAGCTTGCAACGAGGGGTCCGAGGACGGGGAGAGGAGGTACAAGGTGTCGAGTTTGCAAGTGGGAGGGGTGAAGGTGAGGAGTGGAGGGGTGAGGACAGGATGGGATACGGAAAAGCAGAGGCTGACTGCATTGCAGTGGCTCGTGGCACACGGGGTGGGGAAGGCCGGGGGGAAGAAGGGGAGACGCGTTGTCTCAAAGGGGCCGGACGTGCTCTGGAGCATCTCGTCGCGTGTCATGGCAGATATGTGGCTGAAACCTATCAGAAATCCTGATGTAAAGTTCAACACAAAGTGA
- the LOC131011011 gene encoding cysteine protease XCP2-like: MAISLCSKLFILAALALLYTSTTTYARELSIVGYAPEDLTCIDKLINLFESWVDKHGKMYKTLEEKLHRFEIFKDNLKHIDERNKAVSNYWLGLNEFSDLSHDEFKKMFLGLKSDGIPKRDENFKYRDFVDLPKSVDWRKKGAVTRVKNQGQCGSCWAFSTVAAVEGINQIVTGNLTELSEQELIDCDTAYNNGCNGGLMDYAFSFIVSNNGLHKEDDYPYLMEEGTCQESRDEAEVVTIDGYHDVPANDEKSLLKALANQPLSVAIDASGRDFQFYSGGVFDGHCGTDLDHGVAAVGYGTSKGVDYVVVKNSWGPKWGEKGFIRMKRNNGKPEGMCGINKMASFPTKAH; this comes from the exons ATGGCTATCTCTCTATGTTCCAAGCTATTTATTCTAGCAGCGTTGGCGCTGTTGTACACAAGCACCACAACGTATGCACGGGAGCTCTCAATCGTGGGGTACGCGCCCGAGGATCTAACGTGCATCGACAAGCTCATCAATCTCTTCGAATCTTGGGTGGACAAGCATGGCAAGATGTACAAAACCCTAGAAGAGAAGCTGCACAGGTTTGAGATCTTTAAGGATAATTTGAAGCACATTGATGAGAGGAATAAGGCTGTTAGCAACTATTGGCTAGGGTTGAACGAGTTCTCCGATTTGAGCCATGATGAGTTCAAGAAAATGTTTTTAGGCCTAAAATCAGATGGAATTCCCAAGAGGGATGAGAATTTTAAGTACAGGGATTTCGTGGATTTGCCTAAATCCGTCGATTGGAGGAAGAAAGGAGCCGTCACACGCGTCAAGAACCAGGGTCAATGTG GTAGCTGTTGGGCGTTTTCAACAGTGGCTGCAGTTGAAGGTATCAACCAAATCGTGACAGGGAACTTAACCGAACTGTCCGAGCAAGAGCTGATCGACTGCGACACGGCCTACAACAATGGCTGCAACGGCGGCTTAATGGACTACGCCTTCTCCTTCATTGTCTCCAACAACGGCCTCCACAAGGAAGACGACTACCCTTACCTCATGGAGGAAGGCACTTGTCAAGAAAGCAGA GATGAGGCGGAGGTAGTAACGATCGATGGGTACCACGACGTGCCAGCAAACGACGAGAAGAGCCTCTTGAAAGCCCTGGCGAACCAGCCCCTGAGTGTGGCCATTGATGCTTCCGGGAGGGATTTCCAATTCTATAGCGGG GGCGTGTTTGACGGACATTGTGGAACGGATCTTGATCACGGAGTTGCAGCAGTTGGATATGGGACGAGCAAAGGCGTGGACTACGTGGTGGTGAAGAACTCGTGGGGGCCCAAATGGGGCGAGAAGGGGTTTATTAGGATGAAGAGGAACAATGGGAAGCCTGAGGGGATGTGTGGCATTAACAAAATGGCCTCCTTCCCAACCAAAGCCCACTGA